The genomic DNA GAGCGGGACCTCGCCGCCCTCCATCGCTGCCTGCTCCATCACGCCCTGTGGCGCGCAGGCGGTCGCGAGGGTCAGGCAGACGAAAGCGGCGAAGTTACGGACGGGACGGGAATACCGCATGCATCAACCTCCGGGCGAAAAGCGGGCGGGCGCCCGGGGGCGCCCCTCGATCACAGTCGAAATGTGTAGTTCAGCTTCAGGGCTCCGCCCCTCGAGAGGGTCATGAACCTGGGATCCGCGCGCGGGTCGAAATCCAGCCCACTGCATCCGGAACCCGCTCCGTACAGGGAGCAGTCACGCCAGTTGTGCGTGTACACCAGGTAGACGTCATTCCCGGGCTCGATGATCCAGCGCAGGCGCGCGAACAGGCCGATGATCTCGCTCCGGCTGTCGTACTGAAGCTGGTTGGTGAGGCTCATCCAGGGGCTCGGATTCCACTCGGTCTCCAGCTCGTACAGGCTGGTGGTGAAGTCGCCGGTCGGAAGTTGCGCATCGTTGTATTCGATGTTGGTCGAAATGTTGATGCCCGGGTTGGGACGGAACGAGACCCGCCCCCCGTAGCGGGTCCGGTCCCCGTCCCAGAAGCCTCCGGTGGTCACGGATCCGTAGAGGGACACCCGCCGCCGGCCGGCGGTGTTGCCGCGTATCGAATACTCCCAGTTGGTGTAGTCGCCCGGCAGAATGTCGACCCCGTCCACGATCTCGTAGCCGAAGTCGAGGAACTCGTAGACGCGCTTGGCGTTCACCGAGAAGCCGTCCCCGCTCTCGAACCGGACGCCCAGCAGGTTCAGGTCCCACTCCCGCTCTTCCACGATCCCGCTGCCCAGCTCCTCCAGGTGCCGGAACTGCACGGAGAAGTCCAGGCTCCGGATCCAGTCGATGGACGACGGCCTGGGGGACCAGCCGATGCGCGGCTCGACCCGGCGGAAATCGTTGCGGGGAACGAAGCCGACCGCGGGGCTGTAGTCGTCTCCGAACTGTCGGTAGGAGACATGCCCGGACCAGATGTCGTTGGGCAGGTTCAGGCGAAATCCGTGCGCGGACAGATCCGTTGTGGTTCGGACCACCGTCGGGTCCGGATTCGAATTCCAGACGTAGAACGCTTCGAGTTCCAGGTTCTTGTTGCCCAGGAAGTTGCGCGTGTTGAAGGCGAGGTCCATACCCGCCGTGTGGCGATCGCCCGGCGCCACTCCCGACTCGCCTTGCAGCGGGCTGGCGGCCGACGTTGCGCGCCGCGTGTAGATCGCTCCGATGGTCGACTGCTCGAAAATGCGCCTCTTGACGCGGGCCACGGAGAACTGCTCGCGCGTGAAGTCCTGCAGGATCCCCTGGGTATCCGTGTATTCGTGGTTCCCGGTCCCGATCTGGTAGAACCCGATTTCGTAGCTGCCCGCCTGGCCGGTCATGCGGGTTCCGTACTCGATGGGTATCTCCTGCCCCGCGTTCAGGCCGATGCGGCGGGAGAAGAACGGCTGCGGGTTGCTGCGCGGAGCGAAGCTGAAGACTCCGGAGCCCTCCAGGAAGAAGGCGCGCCGCTCACGGAAACGCTGGGGAAAGCGGGTCAGGTTCACCCGGCGCTCGTCGCTCTCGACCTCGGCGAAATCCGTATTGATGGACGCGGAGGCGCGCAGGCTGGGCGTGATGTTGTAGTCGATGTCGAGGCTGATGTCCTGATGAAAATCCCGCGGTTCCGCGGCGGTCGGGACGTTGCGCCAGGCCCCGATCCCGGAACCCCGCAACTCCAACCCGTACCCGCGCTGGATTCCCTGCGTGCTGATTCCAACCAGGTCGCCCGCGAAGATCGGCTTGTTCAATCCCTCGGTTCGCCGCCATCCGCGCCACAGGATCTCCTCGTTGTTGCGGCGGATGGTGCGCTGGAAATTGATGCCCCAGTGGTCGGCGTCAGGGTCGAAGTTGAGGGTGCGGAAGGGGATCTGGATCTCGGCGGACCAGCCATCGGGCCGGCGGAAGGTGCGCGCCTCCCAGATGCCGTCCCAGGCCTTGTTCATGCCGCCGCCGCCGAAACCGCCGCCGCCACCTCTTCCGCCACGCCCCCCGCCGCCGCTACCGGTGATGAGGCCGTCCCCCATGAGGCCGTTGGCGTTGATCTCGAAGAAATACCCGGTGCGTCCGTCGTTGAAGGTGTCCAGGATCCACATGAAGCGGTCGTCGGTCATCAGGGGCGCGTCCCGCTGCATCTGGTAGGCGAGAATGCCCTCCGGATCGTCGTACAGGATGGCGCTGATGTAGATGTTTTCCTCGTCGAAGAGGACCCGCACTTCGGTCCTCTGGGAGGGGACTCCGCCCTCGACCGGCTCCTGCTGCGTGAAGTCGGTGATCGGAACCGCGCGACCCCAGCTGGCTTCGTCCACCCGGCCGTCCAGGCTGATGTCCATCTCGGGAAGGACGGTTTCCGCCTCGAGCACTACCACCGCGGCCCCTCCGTCAGGAGGATTCTGAAGCTGCTGGTCCTGCGCGAGCGCCGGAGACGCCACCACCGCCGCACCCAACGCCAGGTATACTGCCCGGCTAATCTTCGACATGAATTTCAGGTCCTGGATTTCAGGAATCGTGAGGCCCTGGCCGGGACAGTTGGGCCCCGACCCCGCGGCATCCGCCGCGCGCCATTTCAAGGACACGCCGAAGGCGAGGAATGTTGGGGAGCTGCATCGCCACATCCCCGAGCGTGTCGTGGCGCGGACCGGACCCGAAAAAGGGCCCCTCCGCGAGAGCGGCGAAGGGGCCCCGAAACTGCTGAGAGATTCAACGATCAGCCGCCGCTGGGCCAGGCCGGACCCATGTTCATTCGGGTCACTTCACCCATGCCCGTGTAGACGAACTTCTGCACCCGCTTCCCCTCGTAGGTTTCGGTGGTGAAGATGTTGCCCTGCGAGTCGGTGGCGATGCTGTGCACCGCGAAGAACAGGCCGGGCTGCCGCCCGCCGTCGCCGAAGCTGTACAGAACCTCCATGGTCTCACGCAGGATCACGTACACCTTCATGTTCTGGCCGTCCGCGACGTACATGTAGGTCTGCTCGGCGTCGGGCGAGAAGGCGACGTCCCAGGTGGAGCCCTGCGACAGGGTCTGGGGCGCGATGAACACCTCGTCCACATAGGTGCCGTCGGTCTGGAATACCTGGATGCGGTCGGAGGCCCGGTCGCACACGTAGACCAGCCCGTCGCGCGACGGATCGGCGCAGTGCACCGGTCCGCGGAACTGCTGGGCGGGCGGAATGTCCGGCGAGTAGGGCATGAACTCGTACTCGTCGTCCGGCTCGTTGCCGTAGGCGCCCCAGAAACGCTTGAACTCGCCGGTGTCCATGTCGACGACAACCACTCGCTTGTTGAGATAGCCGTCGGCCATGTAGGCCTCGTTGGCCGCGGCGTCGAAGGCGATCTTGGCGACCCGGCCGAAGTTCTCGGTGTCCATGCTGTTCTCGCGCATGCCGGAGCGGCCGATCTGCATGAGGAAGTCGCCCTCGCGGGTGAACTTCACCACGTGGTTGTCCTGGCCGCCGTTGCCGCCGATCCAGACGTTGTCCATGTGGTCGACCACGATCC from Gammaproteobacteria bacterium includes the following:
- a CDS encoding DUF5916 domain-containing protein, with product MSKISRAVYLALGAAVVASPALAQDQQLQNPPDGGAAVVVLEAETVLPEMDISLDGRVDEASWGRAVPITDFTQQEPVEGGVPSQRTEVRVLFDEENIYISAILYDDPEGILAYQMQRDAPLMTDDRFMWILDTFNDGRTGYFFEINANGLMGDGLITGSGGGGRGGRGGGGGFGGGGMNKAWDGIWEARTFRRPDGWSAEIQIPFRTLNFDPDADHWGINFQRTIRRNNEEILWRGWRRTEGLNKPIFAGDLVGISTQGIQRGYGLELRGSGIGAWRNVPTAAEPRDFHQDISLDIDYNITPSLRASASINTDFAEVESDERRVNLTRFPQRFRERRAFFLEGSGVFSFAPRSNPQPFFSRRIGLNAGQEIPIEYGTRMTGQAGSYEIGFYQIGTGNHEYTDTQGILQDFTREQFSVARVKRRIFEQSTIGAIYTRRATSAASPLQGESGVAPGDRHTAGMDLAFNTRNFLGNKNLELEAFYVWNSNPDPTVVRTTTDLSAHGFRLNLPNDIWSGHVSYRQFGDDYSPAVGFVPRNDFRRVEPRIGWSPRPSSIDWIRSLDFSVQFRHLEELGSGIVEEREWDLNLLGVRFESGDGFSVNAKRVYEFLDFGYEIVDGVDILPGDYTNWEYSIRGNTAGRRRVSLYGSVTTGGFWDGDRTRYGGRVSFRPNPGINISTNIEYNDAQLPTGDFTTSLYELETEWNPSPWMSLTNQLQYDSRSEIIGLFARLRWIIEPGNDVYLVYTHNWRDCSLYGAGSGCSGLDFDPRADPRFMTLSRGGALKLNYTFRL